From the Methanobacterium spitsbergense genome, one window contains:
- a CDS encoding ParA family protein, with amino-acid sequence MAEIIAILNQKGGCGKTTTAVNLAAALAIYGKKVLVVDMDPQGNATTGFGIEKNEVTRTIYSVLTGESTLQDAVLDTEILGLDVIPSNIALSGAEIELSKEVGYHTILDLAMEGVSEGYDYIFIDVPPSLGILTINCLVAADSVIIPIQAEFYALEGMADLLEAIQLVETRLKSPSPIKGILLTLYDSRTRLGRDVYNNVKEYFGATEYIFKTTIPRNVTLAEAPSHGKPCIIYDDESSGSHAYLNLAKEIISRDGSEGNK; translated from the coding sequence ATGGCAGAAATAATAGCAATACTTAATCAAAAGGGTGGTTGTGGTAAAACAACAACTGCTGTGAATCTTGCAGCAGCTCTTGCAATTTATGGTAAGAAGGTTTTAGTTGTAGATATGGATCCACAAGGTAATGCAACAACTGGTTTTGGAATCGAAAAGAATGAAGTCACACGTACTATATATTCTGTTTTAACTGGTGAAAGTACTTTACAAGATGCTGTTCTTGATACAGAAATTCTAGGTCTAGATGTTATTCCAAGTAACATTGCATTAAGTGGTGCAGAGATTGAATTGAGTAAAGAGGTTGGCTATCACACAATACTTGACCTGGCAATGGAAGGAGTTTCTGAAGGCTATGATTATATTTTTATCGATGTACCTCCTTCTTTGGGTATACTAACAATAAATTGCCTTGTTGCAGCAGATAGTGTTATAATACCCATACAGGCAGAATTCTATGCATTGGAGGGTATGGCTGATCTTTTGGAAGCAATTCAACTGGTTGAAACAAGACTGAAAAGCCCATCACCTATAAAAGGTATTCTTCTGACATTATATGATTCTAGGACAAGACTTGGAAGGGATGTCTATAACAACGTCAAAGAGTACTTTGGAGCTACCGAGTACATTTTTAAAACAACAATCCCCAGAAATGTTACATTAGCAGAAGCACCAAGCCATGGTAAACCTTGTATAATCTATGATGATGAATCTAGTGGTTCACATGCATACCTAAATTTAGCAAAAGAAATTATTAGTAGGGATGGTTCGGAGGGCAATAAATGA
- a CDS encoding AAA family ATPase yields the protein MTARKKESALGRGLDALIRPEFNDVDEADNKLKKTELNKPNSKNIRKNKNKTSKSTKKDKKTTNTTTNHSEKKSSVDDTLVKNVILEVHKNPRISLWSAKSAAVLRLLKKTKPEFSISKEASALIEEAVKNKYPDLWEVFEEKEI from the coding sequence ATGACTGCTAGGAAAAAGGAAAGTGCCCTTGGGAGAGGGTTGGATGCATTAATAAGACCAGAATTTAATGATGTAGATGAGGCTGATAACAAATTAAAGAAAACAGAATTAAATAAGCCTAATTCTAAGAATATAAGAAAGAATAAAAACAAAACTTCAAAATCAACAAAAAAAGATAAAAAAACAACAAATACAACAACTAATCATTCAGAAAAAAAATCTTCTGTTGATGATACATTGGTAAAGAATGTAATATTGGAAGTTCATAAAAATCCTAGAATATCTCTCTGGTCCGCTAAGTCGGCTGCAGTTTTAAGATTATTAAAAAAAACTAAACCTGAGTTCAGTATAAGTAAAGAAGCTTCAGCTCTTATAGAAGAAGCCGTTAAAAATAAATACCCTGATCTTTGGGAAGTATTTGAAGAAAAGGAAATATAA
- a CDS encoding helix-hairpin-helix domain-containing protein — MVILGDSARYDLCNYGNYNPDNFLSGKLPGIYNATAGNGVCIPLFKVLMTNKCSNDCRYCVNHGGHKFNRVEFTPNELTSTFLDYYNNRLVEGLFLSSGIPRDADFSMENMVEVARKLRMEHEYNGYIHLKILPGTSYDLLKRAMSLADRVSVNIEAATPDGFEELSTTKTFNNDILRRMKWIQRLMKKDENLAPSGQSTQFIVGATDETDTEILKRANWLQKKLDIKRSYFSPFNSMKNTPLENHSEPHPKRTSRLYQADHLIQSYGFDLDELVFEEDGNMKLDLDPKYSAALSKMEMFPVEINSASYKDLLRVPGIGKISARRIIESRKRNISFKSMEDLKKMGVSIGRAETFVKLKSSYQSTL; from the coding sequence ATGGTAATTTTGGGTGATAGTGCAAGGTATGATCTTTGTAACTATGGTAACTACAACCCAGATAATTTTCTTTCAGGAAAGTTACCAGGCATATATAATGCAACAGCAGGAAATGGTGTTTGTATTCCTCTATTTAAAGTTCTTATGACCAATAAATGTTCAAATGATTGCCGATACTGTGTTAATCATGGTGGTCATAAATTTAATAGAGTTGAATTTACCCCTAATGAGCTCACATCTACTTTTCTTGATTACTACAACAACAGATTAGTTGAAGGTTTATTCTTGAGTTCTGGTATCCCTAGAGATGCAGATTTTTCTATGGAGAATATGGTGGAAGTAGCAAGAAAACTTAGAATGGAACATGAATACAATGGATATATCCATTTGAAAATTTTACCTGGGACCTCTTATGATTTACTTAAACGTGCCATGAGCCTTGCAGATAGAGTGAGTGTTAATATAGAAGCAGCTACTCCTGATGGATTTGAAGAATTATCAACTACCAAAACATTCAATAACGATATTTTAAGGCGGATGAAATGGATACAAAGGCTAATGAAAAAGGATGAAAATCTCGCACCTTCCGGACAATCCACGCAGTTTATTGTAGGGGCCACTGATGAAACAGATACTGAAATATTAAAACGAGCAAATTGGCTTCAGAAAAAATTAGATATTAAAAGAAGTTATTTCAGCCCTTTTAATTCTATGAAAAACACACCTTTAGAAAATCATTCTGAACCACATCCTAAAAGAACTTCAAGATTATATCAAGCTGATCATTTAATCCAATCTTATGGTTTTGATCTTGATGAACTTGTGTTTGAGGAAGATGGTAATATGAAGTTGGATTTAGATCCAAAATATTCAGCCGCTCTTTCTAAAATGGAAATGTTTCCTGTTGAAATTAATTCTGCATCATATAAAGATCTTCTCAGAGTTCCAGGAATAGGTAAAATATCTGCTAGAAGGATAATCGAATCTAGAAAACGAAATATTTCTTTTAAAAGTATGGAAGACTTGAAAAAAATGGGTGTAAGTATAGGTAGGGCTGAAACATTTGTTAAATTAAAAAGTTCTTACCAATCAACTCTTTAA
- the cfbB gene encoding Ni-sirohydrochlorin a,c-diamide synthase: MRAVIAGTGSAVGKTTISTGIMRALSNEYDIQPFKAGPDYIDPTYHGLATGNISRNLDSFFMSEDQIREGFQRAMKISNADFGIVEGVRGLYEGISSLNDVGSTASIAKALNAPVILILNSRSLVKSAAAIVIGFKTLDPSIKIEGVILNYIKNRKHYLKTKEAVEKLADTTVIGGISRNDSIKVEERHLGLVPAIERQNILQSIEKWGDVMADNIDLDALISIMKGSGKLSSGRAPLWDEGNRNKVKIGVAMDEVFTFYYRENLEALEANNADIIPFSPLHDEELPDVDGIYIGGGYPEIFANELESNQSMRKSILKFHNEGNPIYAECGGLMYLSKSINNRDMCNVFNYPSTMTKNVQALSYVISEAQRDNIILKKGESFRGHEFHYSKVDIGNAKPKFAFKIIRGKGIFGSQDGLMENNTVASYVHTHVAACTQFGLNFTTNAYLHE; this comes from the coding sequence ATGAGAGCCGTTATTGCAGGAACAGGAAGTGCTGTTGGTAAAACAACCATTTCAACGGGAATAATGAGGGCTTTGTCGAATGAATATGATATACAGCCTTTTAAAGCAGGTCCAGATTATATAGATCCTACATATCATGGCCTTGCTACAGGAAACATTTCTAGAAATCTAGATTCATTTTTCATGTCAGAAGATCAAATAAGAGAAGGATTTCAAAGAGCAATGAAGATTTCAAACGCTGATTTTGGAATAGTAGAAGGCGTTAGAGGTCTTTATGAAGGCATAAGTTCTTTAAATGATGTTGGGAGCACAGCTTCGATTGCTAAAGCACTTAATGCTCCGGTAATTCTTATTTTAAACTCAAGAAGTCTTGTAAAAAGTGCAGCAGCAATTGTAATTGGATTTAAAACCCTTGATCCTAGCATTAAAATTGAAGGAGTCATACTTAACTATATTAAAAACAGGAAACATTATCTCAAAACAAAGGAAGCTGTTGAAAAACTTGCAGACACTACAGTTATTGGAGGAATATCTCGTAATGATTCAATAAAGGTAGAAGAACGCCATTTGGGTCTTGTGCCTGCCATAGAACGTCAAAATATTCTCCAATCCATTGAGAAATGGGGAGATGTAATGGCAGATAATATTGATCTTGATGCATTAATATCAATAATGAAGGGATCTGGAAAATTATCTAGTGGAAGAGCACCTTTGTGGGATGAAGGAAACCGAAACAAAGTAAAAATCGGGGTTGCAATGGATGAGGTTTTCACATTTTATTATCGTGAAAATTTAGAAGCACTTGAAGCAAATAATGCAGATATTATTCCATTCAGTCCACTGCATGATGAGGAACTTCCTGATGTTGATGGAATATATATTGGTGGCGGCTATCCTGAAATATTTGCAAATGAACTTGAATCTAATCAATCAATGCGAAAATCTATTTTAAAGTTTCATAATGAAGGAAATCCAATTTATGCTGAATGTGGAGGGCTTATGTACTTGTCCAAGTCAATAAACAATAGAGATATGTGTAATGTTTTTAATTATCCCTCAACAATGACTAAGAATGTTCAGGCATTGAGCTATGTTATATCTGAAGCACAAAGGGATAATATCATTCTCAAAAAAGGAGAATCTTTTAGGGGTCATGAATTCCATTATTCTAAAGTGGATATTGGAAATGCCAAACCTAAATTTGCATTTAAGATAATAAGAGGAAAGGGTATTTTTGGATCTCAGGATGGATTAATGGAAAACAATACTGTTGCAAGTTATGTACATACTCATGTTGCTGCCTGCACACAATTCGGGTTAAACTTCACAACAAATGCATATTTGCATGAATAA
- a CDS encoding F420-dependent methylenetetrahydromethanopterin dehydrogenase, with the protein MVVKIGIIKCGNIGTSPVIDLLLDERADRPNIDTCVIGSGAKMNPEEIEKAVPLMLEMDRDFVVFISPNPGAPGPAKARELLSAADVPAIIIGDAPGLRSKDEMDEQGLGYIIVKADPMIGARREFLDPTEMASFNSDVIKVLALTGAYRVVQNTIDDAVNAVEAGETLELPKVVISRDKAVEAAQFASPYAKAKAMAAYEIATKVADIDVEACFMTKAAEKYIPLVASAHEMIGVAAKLASEARDIEKANNTVVRTPHGGKGQTLSKSVLMEKPE; encoded by the coding sequence ATGGTTGTAAAAATAGGAATCATTAAATGCGGTAATATAGGTACCTCTCCAGTAATTGACTTATTACTAGATGAGAGGGCTGATAGACCCAACATAGATACTTGTGTAATAGGCTCTGGGGCTAAGATGAACCCAGAAGAAATCGAAAAAGCTGTACCGTTAATGTTAGAAATGGACAGAGACTTCGTTGTATTTATAAGCCCAAACCCAGGTGCACCAGGCCCTGCTAAAGCAAGAGAATTATTATCTGCTGCAGACGTTCCTGCAATCATTATTGGTGATGCTCCAGGATTAAGATCCAAAGACGAAATGGATGAACAAGGATTAGGTTACATCATCGTTAAAGCAGACCCAATGATTGGAGCAAGGAGAGAATTCCTTGACCCAACTGAAATGGCATCATTCAACTCCGATGTGATAAAAGTATTAGCATTAACCGGAGCATACAGAGTAGTCCAGAATACAATAGACGATGCAGTAAATGCTGTTGAAGCTGGAGAAACTCTAGAACTTCCAAAAGTTGTTATATCCCGGGATAAAGCTGTTGAAGCTGCACAGTTTGCAAGCCCATACGCAAAAGCAAAAGCAATGGCTGCATACGAAATTGCAACCAAAGTAGCTGACATAGATGTAGAAGCTTGTTTCATGACCAAAGCTGCTGAAAAGTACATACCTCTCGTAGCTTCAGCACACGAAATGATAGGTGTAGCTGCTAAATTAGCTTCAGAAGCAAGGGATATTGAAAAGGCTAACAACACAGTTGTAAGGACACCTCACGGTGGAAAAGGCCAGACATTGTCCAAATCTGTTTTAATGGAAAAACCAGAATAA
- a CDS encoding HD domain-containing protein has product MIENLIERFYESASMNRWNDHIRPVELTELDKQAHKMVIAYVIANFEEKDRNAEINWQNLIEGGIFEFLHRTILTDIKPPVFHKMMEEKGESLNKHVLKLLESDMNGLSREFKENFERYLFDSKYAQLEKKILKAAHYMATNWEFRIIYHTSPFIYGIEETKEAIENQIEDHFDLIGVQKLSLEKKSFGFIDLCGQLRFQERWAHSPRLPKTSVLGHMYIVAITSYLFSLENNSCKKRLYNNFFTGLFHDLPEVLTKDIISPVKGYVEGLEDIIKEYEENQMKPRLLPLLPVSWREEMRYFTQDEFENKIKINDNIHKGIKFKELNGKYNKNKFHPLDGKLIKACDKLAAFIEADFSIKHGITSKHLEEGRKNIYEDFKTKKVSGIDFGRIFNYFKEKSFKIKDF; this is encoded by the coding sequence ATGATAGAGAATCTGATCGAAAGATTTTATGAATCAGCAAGTATGAATAGATGGAATGATCATATCCGGCCTGTTGAATTAACTGAATTAGATAAACAAGCCCATAAGATGGTTATAGCATATGTCATAGCCAACTTTGAAGAGAAGGATAGAAATGCTGAAATAAACTGGCAGAATCTTATAGAGGGAGGAATATTCGAATTTTTGCATAGAACAATATTAACTGATATTAAACCACCCGTTTTTCATAAAATGATGGAAGAAAAAGGCGAATCCCTCAATAAACATGTTCTTAAATTGTTAGAAAGTGATATGAATGGATTAAGCCGAGAATTCAAAGAAAATTTCGAAAGATATTTATTTGATTCTAAATATGCACAATTAGAAAAGAAGATTCTTAAAGCAGCACATTATATGGCTACAAACTGGGAATTCAGGATCATTTATCATACATCTCCATTTATTTATGGTATAGAAGAAACCAAAGAGGCTATCGAGAATCAAATTGAAGATCACTTTGATTTAATTGGAGTTCAAAAGCTTTCATTAGAGAAAAAGTCTTTTGGATTTATAGACCTTTGTGGACAGCTACGTTTTCAGGAAAGATGGGCACATTCACCTCGACTTCCGAAAACCTCTGTTTTAGGACATATGTATATAGTTGCAATAACATCTTATCTTTTCTCGCTTGAGAATAATTCTTGCAAAAAACGACTTTATAACAATTTTTTTACTGGACTATTCCATGATCTACCTGAAGTACTTACAAAAGATATTATTTCACCTGTAAAGGGGTATGTCGAAGGTTTAGAAGATATTATCAAGGAATATGAAGAAAATCAAATGAAACCCCGTCTTCTACCACTTTTACCGGTTTCTTGGAGGGAAGAAATGAGATACTTCACACAAGATGAATTTGAAAATAAGATTAAAATAAACGATAATATCCATAAAGGAATTAAATTCAAAGAATTAAATGGTAAATACAATAAAAATAAATTCCACCCCCTTGATGGGAAACTCATTAAGGCATGTGATAAATTAGCAGCATTTATAGAAGCAGATTTTTCAATTAAACATGGAATAACATCAAAACATCTCGAAGAAGGAAGAAAAAATATATATGAAGATTTTAAAACAAAAAAAGTATCAGGAATAGATTTTGGTAGAATATTTAATTACTTTAAAGAAAAATCATTCAAAATCAAAGATTTTTAA
- a CDS encoding MBL fold metallo-hydrolase: MTKKVPILKNENGKTIIQTVSKSSSTPTNSFIIISSTGTVIVADPTSMPTQEELDLNPDAVVITHSHSDHIDPKFIETIKCKKSIGTVERFDVKDIHIYSIPSSHRGNKINYNNPNNVIYVLEVDGLKIAHMGDIGQDHMTIKQIESLGKIDIALMQFSNPFSGMFNSDKGYTLIEEIKPQLIIPTHSNPRSTRKIAKILGKLEVVENFLSVNTESLKNKNRRVVWMKNTLNY, translated from the coding sequence ATGACAAAAAAAGTTCCCATTTTAAAAAATGAAAATGGAAAGACTATTATTCAAACAGTGAGTAAGTCTAGTTCAACACCCACTAACTCATTTATTATAATTTCTTCTACAGGAACTGTTATTGTTGCTGATCCTACTTCAATGCCTACCCAAGAAGAGCTGGATCTAAATCCCGATGCTGTGGTCATTACTCATTCACATTCAGACCATATAGATCCAAAATTTATTGAAACAATAAAATGTAAAAAATCAATTGGAACCGTTGAAAGATTTGATGTTAAAGATATTCATATTTACAGCATTCCTTCATCACATCGGGGAAATAAAATTAATTATAACAATCCCAATAATGTTATCTATGTTTTAGAGGTTGATGGGCTTAAAATTGCACATATGGGAGATATAGGCCAAGATCATATGACAATAAAACAAATAGAATCCCTTGGAAAGATCGATATTGCATTGATGCAATTTTCAAACCCTTTTTCAGGAATGTTTAATTCAGATAAAGGATATACATTGATAGAAGAGATAAAACCACAATTAATCATTCCTACACATTCTAATCCGCGGTCTACACGTAAAATCGCCAAAATATTAGGCAAACTGGAAGTTGTGGAAAATTTCCTTTCCGTTAACACAGAAAGTCTCAAAAACAAGAATAGAAGAGTAGTATGGATGAAAAACACTTTAAATTACTGA
- a CDS encoding flavodoxin family protein, whose product MKTLIACYSYSGHTLKVAKKLQKKINADLTEIKTENDKWYLFKIWDSFRANKVPIKNCTTDLMNYDGLILCCPVWAGRTPAAINQYLYELKNVKDKQFAVFVTSEGNKSQKATIQMREYLDAQGMQFVGQMKLWTKDIDNGKCSEIFNIFSMKFIN is encoded by the coding sequence TTGAAAACATTGATTGCATGTTATTCATATTCAGGACACACCCTTAAAGTTGCAAAAAAACTGCAAAAGAAAATAAATGCAGATTTAACGGAAATAAAAACTGAAAATGATAAATGGTATCTTTTTAAAATTTGGGACTCATTTCGAGCAAATAAAGTCCCTATAAAAAATTGCACTACTGATCTGATGAACTATGATGGTCTTATTTTGTGTTGCCCTGTTTGGGCAGGAAGAACTCCAGCAGCAATCAATCAATATTTATATGAACTTAAAAATGTAAAGGATAAACAATTTGCAGTCTTTGTGACTTCAGAAGGGAATAAATCACAAAAAGCCACTATTCAAATGCGTGAATACTTAGATGCTCAAGGAATGCAATTTGTTGGACAGATGAAATTGTGGACAAAAGATATTGATAATGGAAAATGTAGTGAAATATTTAATATTTTCTCAATGAAGTTTATTAATTAA
- the hisB gene encoding imidazoleglycerol-phosphate dehydratase HisB produces MRKQKMIRKTSETDIKILLDLDGEGKFNVETGIEFFDHMLDSFAKHGRFDLEVEAKGDIGVDDHHTVEDVGILLGEVFNKAIGDKKGIKRMAHAIVPMDDALATVALDISGRNYSVLNFKFKKAKVGDLSTENIGHFFASFANSAKININAKVEGENDHHKIEALFKSFAQALKEASMIEHDSIPSTKGIL; encoded by the coding sequence ATGAGAAAACAAAAAATGATTAGAAAAACTTCTGAAACAGACATTAAAATATTATTAGATCTAGATGGTGAAGGAAAATTTAATGTTGAAACGGGTATAGAATTCTTCGATCACATGCTAGACTCATTTGCAAAGCATGGCCGTTTTGATTTAGAAGTGGAAGCAAAAGGAGATATTGGTGTCGATGATCATCACACAGTGGAAGATGTGGGTATATTACTTGGAGAAGTATTTAATAAAGCGATTGGGGACAAAAAAGGGATTAAACGGATGGCACATGCAATAGTACCAATGGATGATGCTTTAGCAACCGTTGCATTAGATATTAGTGGAAGAAATTATTCTGTGTTGAATTTTAAATTTAAAAAAGCGAAGGTGGGAGATTTAAGTACAGAAAACATTGGACACTTCTTTGCATCATTTGCAAATTCTGCAAAAATAAACATTAATGCTAAAGTAGAAGGAGAAAACGACCACCACAAAATAGAAGCCCTTTTTAAGTCATTTGCTCAAGCACTCAAAGAAGCATCGATGATAGAACATGATTCTATTCCAAGCACAAAGGGAATTTTATAA
- a CDS encoding 4Fe-4S binding protein: MKIVVDKDKCTGCGICKEACPKGAKIWDINEKAMATNLEYCHLCTICAGKCPEQAIQVIRDEGNEKTKND; the protein is encoded by the coding sequence ATGAAGATCGTAGTTGACAAAGATAAGTGCACTGGTTGTGGAATATGTAAAGAAGCTTGCCCCAAAGGAGCAAAAATTTGGGATATAAATGAGAAAGCTATGGCCACGAATTTAGAATACTGCCATTTATGTACAATATGTGCAGGAAAATGTCCAGAACAAGCTATACAGGTTATTAGAGATGAGGGAAATGAGAAAACAAAAAATGATTAG
- a CDS encoding flavodoxin family protein has product MILGICGSPRKQATEYVLKESLKMLEEKGFETEFFGLRGKTINPCRHCDYCMRKKECIVKDDMQDLYPLIIEAKGIIMATPIYNGGLSAQLKAVMDRCRALGAVNFDFMRFKVGMGISVGGDRIGGQELAMQQILTFYILTGAIPISGGAYGANMGANFWSQDTLEGVKKDDQGFKSLRKTIKRFSYFIDKFEMKE; this is encoded by the coding sequence ATGATATTGGGAATATGTGGTAGTCCTAGAAAACAGGCAACAGAATATGTTTTAAAAGAATCATTAAAAATGCTGGAAGAAAAAGGTTTTGAAACTGAATTTTTTGGTTTGAGAGGAAAAACCATTAACCCTTGCAGACATTGCGATTATTGCATGAGAAAAAAAGAATGTATTGTTAAAGATGATATGCAGGACCTTTATCCCTTGATCATAGAGGCCAAAGGCATTATAATGGCTACACCAATTTACAACGGAGGATTAAGTGCACAATTAAAAGCAGTGATGGATCGATGCAGAGCATTAGGTGCAGTTAACTTTGATTTCATGCGTTTTAAAGTAGGAATGGGCATTTCTGTTGGTGGAGATCGTATTGGTGGTCAAGAACTTGCAATGCAGCAAATATTAACATTTTACATATTAACAGGTGCTATTCCTATCAGTGGTGGGGCGTATGGGGCAAATATGGGAGCTAACTTCTGGTCACAGGATACGTTAGAAGGTGTGAAAAAAGATGATCAGGGTTTTAAAAGTCTTCGAAAAACTATAAAGAGATTCTCTTACTTTATAGATAAATTTGAAATGAAAGAATAA
- a CDS encoding bifunctional 5,6,7,8-tetrahydromethanopterin hydro-lyase/3-hexulose-6-phosphate synthase, with translation MYQIGEALIGNGNEIAHVDLIIGDKNGPVGAAFVNNMADMSIGHTPLLSVIRPNLLTKPATLIVPKVTVRDLEDADKIFGPAQTAVGRAVADAVAEGLIPKEDVEDLVIIAGVFIHPGAENYRKIYQYNYGATKLAIQRAMEGYPSVKKVLAEKDRGTHPVMGFKVTRLWSPPYLQVALDLDNMEEMERIINTLPNRERILIEAGTPLVKKFGVGIIGKIRELKNDAFIIADLKTLDVGRIEVKMAADETADAIAISGLGTIESIEKAIHEAQKQGIYSILDMMNVDNIVAKLEGLEYKPDIVLLHRNVDLETMQSERGEKLAEVTEWGNINQIKELLGKGKLVAVAGGVTPDRVDKALDSKADIIVVGRYIIGSRDVRRSAQDFLDRMPQDPDTMRLAMDEDESI, from the coding sequence ATGTATCAAATAGGTGAAGCCTTAATAGGAAATGGCAATGAAATCGCTCACGTTGATTTAATAATTGGAGATAAAAATGGTCCTGTCGGGGCTGCATTCGTAAATAATATGGCCGATATGTCAATAGGACACACACCACTTTTATCTGTAATAAGACCAAATTTGTTGACCAAACCCGCAACACTAATAGTACCAAAAGTAACTGTAAGAGATTTAGAGGATGCTGACAAAATATTTGGACCTGCTCAAACAGCAGTAGGTCGCGCTGTAGCAGATGCTGTTGCTGAAGGATTAATTCCAAAAGAAGATGTTGAAGATCTTGTTATTATTGCAGGGGTGTTTATACATCCTGGTGCTGAAAATTACCGTAAAATCTACCAGTACAATTACGGTGCAACCAAACTCGCAATACAAAGAGCAATGGAAGGTTATCCGTCTGTTAAAAAGGTTTTAGCAGAAAAAGACCGTGGAACACATCCTGTAATGGGATTCAAAGTAACAAGATTGTGGAGCCCCCCATATTTACAAGTTGCACTTGACTTAGATAACATGGAAGAGATGGAACGCATAATAAATACACTTCCAAACAGAGAAAGAATACTCATTGAGGCTGGAACACCACTTGTCAAGAAATTCGGCGTTGGAATCATTGGAAAGATCAGAGAGCTTAAAAATGATGCATTTATCATTGCAGATCTTAAAACACTCGATGTGGGTAGAATTGAAGTTAAAATGGCTGCAGATGAAACTGCAGATGCCATAGCAATTTCTGGACTTGGAACAATTGAATCAATAGAAAAAGCTATTCACGAAGCTCAGAAACAAGGAATATATTCTATTCTTGACATGATGAATGTTGACAATATCGTTGCAAAACTCGAAGGACTCGAATATAAACCAGATATTGTACTACTCCACAGAAATGTTGATCTTGAAACAATGCAATCTGAAAGAGGAGAAAAACTAGCAGAAGTCACTGAATGGGGAAATATTAACCAGATCAAAGAGTTACTTGGTAAAGGAAAACTGGTTGCAGTTGCAGGTGGTGTAACTCCAGATCGTGTTGATAAGGCCCTCGATAGCAAAGCAGACATAATTGTTGTTGGTCGATATATTATTGGTTCAAGGGATGTGCGCCGTTCAGCTCAAGACTTTTTAGACCGCATGCCACAGGATCCTGATACCATGCGTTTAGCAATGGATGAAGACGAATCAATCTAA